Proteins encoded within one genomic window of Mesobacillus subterraneus:
- a CDS encoding cytochrome d ubiquinol oxidase subunit II: MTDALLAITVLWGFVFIYAVMATMDFGAGFWSMIYINRDKTKATNVANRYLSPTWEVTNTFIVALVIALYSLFPKATYTLGTILIIPGSAILLLLALRSAFLVFSNIATDYRKPLTYISGITGIIIPGILIAVLPITHGQAIDYVNGTANLNLTTLFTSPNTYAFIGFAISSTLFLSSLLLADYSKVSREMHAYKVYLKDGQIFGPVSLIMAFFIMLTLRNEAPWLYDRMITDLPLLWLSIGFFLIAGLGLFLPSFTDKGVRGMPRLAVVATVFQYLVASYVYGKAHLPYIIYPDITIQEAFTDPNSFRAVFTTYIVGFAILFPGFFYFWRLFMNDKQYLQQVGKEKE, encoded by the coding sequence ATGACAGATGCACTTTTAGCGATCACAGTACTTTGGGGGTTTGTATTTATTTACGCAGTAATGGCAACGATGGATTTTGGTGCCGGTTTTTGGTCAATGATCTATATCAATCGAGACAAAACAAAAGCTACCAATGTAGCCAATCGTTATTTATCACCAACATGGGAAGTGACGAACACCTTTATCGTTGCTTTAGTCATTGCTTTGTATAGCCTTTTTCCAAAAGCAACCTATACATTGGGGACCATTCTCATCATACCAGGAAGTGCTATTTTACTGTTATTGGCACTCCGTAGTGCTTTCTTGGTTTTTTCTAATATTGCAACTGACTATCGAAAGCCTCTCACGTATATATCAGGCATTACCGGAATTATTATTCCGGGAATTTTAATTGCCGTATTACCAATTACACATGGTCAAGCTATTGACTATGTAAATGGAACAGCCAATTTAAACCTGACCACCCTTTTCACAAGTCCCAACACCTATGCATTCATTGGTTTTGCCATTAGCAGTACACTCTTTTTATCTTCCTTACTATTAGCTGACTATTCGAAGGTATCTAGAGAGATGCATGCATACAAAGTTTATCTTAAGGACGGACAGATTTTTGGTCCTGTTTCCTTAATTATGGCATTTTTCATTATGCTCACATTAAGAAATGAGGCTCCCTGGTTATACGATCGAATGATCACGGATTTACCCTTGCTATGGTTATCTATCGGATTCTTTTTGATTGCTGGATTGGGTTTATTTCTGCCATCGTTTACGGATAAGGGTGTTCGCGGAATGCCCCGGCTTGCTGTTGTAGCTACTGTCTTTCAATATTTAGTTGCTAGTTATGTGTATGGGAAAGCACATTTGCCATATATCATATACCCTGATATAACCATTCAGGAGGCCTTTACAGATCCAAATTCATTCAGAGCCGTGTTTACTACTTACATTGTAGGATTTGCAATCCTGTTTCCTGGCTTCTTCTACTTTTGGCGATTATTTATGAATGATAAGCAATATTTACAGCAAGTGGGAAAGGAAAAAGAGTAA
- a CDS encoding DegV family protein: protein MIKIMADSTCDLSKEVLELYDISLAPLTINIEGKLYKDRVDIEPNDFFGMLEGLNEHPTTGMPSPEEYLKIIKEAVNDGCTEILCVCMSSGTSGAYQSAVLAKDYFYEESPESTVNIHIVDSKCMSHGSGWLIMKSAMMREQGASFDEIIQFNETYKTKVKHFLSVDDLNHLIKSGRLTNASAFIGKILMLKPIMTMKQGKGAIVAKERGRNRVLRHYVQEFIKRNDKEMTEFILIGYTSDKTVAETLKQKILEEAGFSGAIYIMQMGVSVGTHVGPGAISMFFVEN, encoded by the coding sequence ATGATAAAAATTATGGCTGATTCAACTTGTGATTTATCGAAGGAAGTTCTTGAATTATATGACATTAGTTTAGCACCACTGACAATAAATATTGAGGGCAAGCTATATAAAGATCGAGTGGATATTGAGCCGAATGATTTCTTTGGGATGTTGGAAGGGTTAAATGAGCATCCAACAACAGGGATGCCAAGTCCGGAAGAATACCTTAAGATCATAAAGGAAGCCGTGAATGATGGATGCACGGAAATTTTATGTGTATGTATGTCCAGCGGGACAAGCGGTGCGTATCAATCAGCTGTGTTAGCTAAAGATTATTTTTATGAAGAATCACCTGAGTCGACCGTTAACATCCATATAGTCGATTCTAAATGCATGAGCCATGGCAGCGGCTGGTTAATCATGAAAAGTGCGATGATGCGAGAGCAGGGAGCATCGTTTGATGAAATCATCCAATTTAATGAAACATACAAAACAAAAGTGAAACACTTCCTATCTGTTGATGACCTAAATCATTTAATCAAGAGTGGCAGACTCACGAATGCAAGTGCATTTATCGGCAAGATTCTTATGCTCAAGCCAATCATGACGATGAAGCAAGGAAAAGGAGCAATCGTTGCAAAGGAAAGAGGCCGTAATAGAGTACTGAGGCATTATGTACAAGAGTTCATTAAACGAAACGACAAGGAAATGACAGAATTTATTCTCATTGGATATACATCGGATAAGACCGTTGCTGAAACGCTAAAACAAAAGATCCTGGAAGAAGCAGGATTTTCAGGTGCTATTTATATCATGCAAATGGGAGTTTCTGTTGGAACCCATGTAGGTCCGGGAGCCATATCAATGTTTTTTGTAGAGAATTAA
- a CDS encoding malate:quinone oxidoreductase, whose translation MSNIQKATDVILIGAGVMSATLGSLLKELAPDWDIKVFEKLASAGEESSNEWNNAGTGHAALCELNYTPEKPDGSIDISKAINVNEQFQISRQFWSYLVKSNLIRNPQDFIRALPHMSLVEGEKNVEFLKKRFKALSDIPMFQGMEYSEDTEKLKEWIPLVMEGRTTNDPIAATKIDSGTDVNFGALTRMLFEHLESKNVEINYHHSVKDINRTSDGLWELKVQNLESGKTEYHTAKFIFIGGGGGSLPLLQKTGIPESKRIGGFPVSGLFMVCNNPEVVEQHHAKVYGKAKVGAPPMSVPHLDTRFIDNKKSLLFGPYAGFSPKFLKTGSNLDLISTVKPNNVITMLAAGMKEMALTKYLIEQVMLSHEKRMEELREFIPNAKSEDWSIVVAGQRVQVIKDTETGKGTLQFGTEVVSAADGSVAALLGASPGASTAVNVMLEVLEKCFPEQMFGWKDKIKEMVPTYGVSLVDNPQLFHEIHETTATTLGLNEKERVYS comes from the coding sequence ATGAGCAACATACAGAAAGCAACAGACGTTATCTTAATTGGTGCCGGAGTCATGAGTGCGACGTTGGGATCCTTACTGAAAGAGTTAGCACCAGACTGGGACATTAAAGTGTTTGAAAAACTAGCTTCTGCTGGTGAAGAGAGCTCCAATGAATGGAATAATGCGGGTACTGGGCATGCTGCTCTGTGTGAGTTGAATTATACACCTGAAAAACCCGACGGTTCGATAGATATTAGCAAGGCAATTAACGTAAATGAGCAATTTCAAATTTCAAGACAATTTTGGTCTTATCTGGTGAAGAGCAATTTGATTCGTAATCCGCAGGACTTTATCAGGGCGCTGCCACATATGAGTCTAGTAGAAGGCGAAAAAAATGTTGAGTTTTTGAAAAAACGATTTAAAGCGCTTTCAGATATTCCTATGTTTCAGGGGATGGAATACTCTGAAGACACTGAAAAACTGAAAGAATGGATTCCGTTAGTCATGGAAGGCCGTACCACGAATGATCCGATTGCGGCAACTAAAATTGACTCAGGAACGGATGTTAACTTTGGTGCGTTAACTCGCATGTTGTTTGAGCATTTGGAGAGTAAAAATGTCGAGATTAACTATCACCATAGTGTTAAAGATATCAATCGTACAAGTGATGGCTTATGGGAACTAAAAGTGCAAAACCTTGAAAGCGGTAAAACGGAATATCATACTGCGAAATTCATTTTTATCGGCGGCGGAGGCGGAAGTCTGCCATTACTGCAAAAGACAGGTATTCCTGAATCAAAACGTATTGGCGGATTCCCTGTTAGTGGACTGTTCATGGTCTGCAACAACCCAGAAGTCGTAGAGCAGCACCATGCTAAAGTTTACGGAAAAGCAAAGGTTGGCGCTCCTCCGATGTCTGTTCCGCACCTTGATACAAGGTTTATCGATAACAAGAAGAGCTTGCTGTTTGGGCCGTATGCCGGTTTCTCACCAAAGTTCTTAAAAACAGGCTCTAATCTTGATTTAATCAGTACTGTAAAACCGAATAACGTGATTACAATGTTGGCAGCAGGCATGAAAGAAATGGCATTGACTAAGTATTTGATCGAGCAAGTGATGCTCTCTCATGAAAAAAGGATGGAAGAACTCCGTGAGTTTATTCCTAATGCTAAGAGCGAGGATTGGAGTATCGTAGTAGCAGGACAGCGGGTACAGGTTATCAAAGATACCGAAACTGGCAAAGGGACACTACAGTTCGGTACAGAGGTTGTAAGTGCCGCTGATGGGTCAGTAGCCGCATTGCTAGGTGCATCACCTGGTGCATCTACTGCCGTAAACGTCATGCTGGAAGTGTTGGAAAAATGCTTCCCTGAGCAGATGTTTGGTTGGAAAGATAAAATAAAGGAAATGGTCCC